TGGGAATTCACTTGCCCGATGTGATCCTTTACAGAAGTAGCACCCTCCCTTAGGCACGTACTCGCTACCATTTTTCGGCCCCTTGCCATTTCTCTTGGACCCATGTCCGTTATGGGATGGCCCCTTGCCATTACCCTGTATATCTCGGCTATGCCTTTCCCATTGTCCTCGTCATGATCTCCCTCACCCCTCTCAGCATTACCTTGTTTGGACTTGGCAGGCTCCATCTTGAAGTCAACAAGCGACTCGGGTACCGCTATGGCCTCGTCCACATTGGCTACTTGGTGTCTTCTTAACTCCTGCTTTGCCCAATTTTGCAACTCATCCATGAAGTAGAATAGTTCTTCCTCGGATATTAAAGGATTTGCAGCATTAAGGTAGTGAACTCGTGCACATACTCCCGAATTGTGGCCATCTGTCGGAGCTCCCTTAGCTTCCGCCTAGCTTCATACACCACATTTACCGGGTAGAATTGCTTCTTGAACTCCTTTTTGAATTGCTCCCACTCTCAATCTTGCATAGCCCCTTCTCAGTGTCAGCACACTTTCGACGCCACCATAACACAGCAATCTCTGTGAGGTACAATACACTCGTGTTGATCTTAGCCTCATCGTTCCTCACTATACCGTACCtgaagtagttctccaagtgCCGAAGGAAGTTCTCCACTTCTTGTGCATCAGGAACACCTTTGAACACTGGGGGTTTgggagcctcgatcttggcctccctCATCATCACAACATTGTTGGCTGCCTCGGCACGCCAACACTAACATGCTCGTTGAGTGACTCTATATTTGCCTTCATAGCATCGATATTACTCAAAGCCTCCATGAGTCTGCACTCTAAGGCAGTGATGGTTTTCCTTAGTTCCATCTCGGTTTGTGTACATCCCTCCAAGTCATTTCGGATACTCTCAATCTCTTCAAGAGTGTGCCCCTCAAGAATGCTAAGGGTGCCTTTCACCTTCCCTAAGCATTGGCCAAAGATCTCCACGGCTTCCATCCCCGTGttcatcttcatcacccactctttACTAAGTCAGACGTCCTCGGGTAGGACTTCCACTTCATCCTCGCTCGCCTCCAGGGCAGACGGCTCTTGGGATATAAGCCCTTCGTTTGACACAACCTCGGGTGGCACCTCCTGGCTCTTGTTGGCAAAAATCCTCCTTTTGTTACGGCCACTCTTGCCAACAATATCTTGGATGACGTTGGCTTGCGTGTTGGCAGCGTTAATTTCTCCGTTGTATGCCATTCCCTTAGTTgcaacctttgctctgataccacgttgtcacgtccttagtagttaactaagtacacgtgcggtACTTGACAACTCACTAacgatcttgcacaacttgctcatattcttgctatgccaagtcagccttactacactcaagatcgcgaagagaatggtagaaagaacgtaagagaattgttaaaggaagctttgtattagagagaacttgaattgtttgcttgatgagttacaaatgaataaccccctttatatactagtttcATAAGAgctagtgagtaaataataattattatacaAGGCCTttattatttacaagtaagtcctttctctagaatattctacatagctagaatcttctaaggactttcctagcaatttcatagggttctaaggtctttCATGAGAAATCTTCATATTTCTCTAGAACCTTCCCACATGTGCTAGTCTATTTCATATGTAAACttccacatggcattaatatatgACAAATGGcacctacgtggcatgatgatGTGGCGGGTCATGACATAAGTGCCTTAAAAATTGCATGGAATTGGAAAGACAAACAGGCAAATTGGGAGAACTTAATGACATTGACTTGTTTGCTTGTCGATTCTCATTCTTGTGGACATGAATGGCAGAATCAAGAACCCTCACACTGaagaaattaagaacaattagccGGAATCTATGGTGAATCCTGCTATTTCTGGATAGAGAATGGAAAACAAAGCTAGAGAGATAGAGCAGCGTTTGAGAGAATTCTAAAATTTTTCATAACTACTGCAAAATAATGATATATGTTCTTTATATACAAAGGGCAAAActagtaatatatatataaagtcaaaGTTCAATGGTAATGACTTCTTCCATTGACTTCAGGATTGCTTGGTTTCAGGGAAAGTCTCTTGCTCCTCTCCATCTTTTTCTTGGTAAGGAATTCCTTTAGGAGTTACTTAATGGGCTAACTAACCGGGTAAAATAACAACTGGACTAATACAAGATAAATATACAAACTAAACTAAGACAACTGAATAGGCCCAATACTAAAGCTAAACTCTAACACCCCCCATGAAGAAACTAAGAACAACTAGCCGAAATCCATAGTGAATCCGGTGATTTCTGGACAGAGAATAGAAAACATAGCTCGAGAGATGGAGGGGCGTTTGAGAGAATTCTAAAATTTTTCATAACTATTGCAAAATGATGATATATATTCTTTATATACAAAGGGCAAAACTGGTAAAACAAACTAAGCTTAATGGGCTAACTAACCGGGGTAAAATAATAATTGAACTAATACAAGATAAATATGCAACCTAAACTAAGACAACTAGAATAGGCCCAATACTAAAGTTAAACTCTAGCACCCCTCCCCCTCCCCTGAAGAAATTAAGAACAACTAGCCGGAATAAATGGTGAATCCGGCGATTTTTGGACAGAGAATGAAAAACAAAGCTAGAGAGATGGAGGAGTGTTTGAGAgaattctaaaaattttcataactaCTGCAAAATGATGGTATACGTTCTTTATATACAACGGGCAAAACTGATAAAACAAACTAAGCTTAATGGGCTCATTAACTCGGTAAAGTAATAACTGGACTAATACAAGATAAATATACAAACTAAACTAAGATAACTGGAATTGACCCAATACTAAAGCTAAACTCTAACACCTCCTATGAAGAAATTAAGAACAACTAGCACTACTCAAAATCACTGTTTACCGACGCCAATTACCGACGGACGTCCCTCGGTAATAAGGCTTTACCGACGAAAGTCCGTCGATAAGTGGTTGGTAGGTAAATCCTTCCTCGGTAAAATAAACTGATAGAATCCGTCGGTAATTACCGATGGACCCCATCGGAAAGCCATCGGTACATTTCTGACAGTAGTTGGTCAAATAATTTTACTTACCGACGGATATCCGTcggtatattataaaataatataatattaataatatcaaTACCGACGGATGTCCATcggtaaattaaaaataataatttaataatacCGACGGACACCATCGGtaagtttagaattttaatttagtaatttaaaaattaaaaatataaataaattcataTTCCGATGGATATCCGTCGGTATTTTTaacaaaatttgaaaaattgGTTCAAGACTACCGACGGACTCCCTCGTTAATTAAGAATGCtggattgaaaatgaataattATTCTGACGGACTCTGTCAGTAAGTCCCTCGATAAATCTGGTATTTTTTGCCAGGGAGTGCCTATTttttgctgcaccacctgccagCCAGAATATTACAATAGAAACAAAACTGCAACCACAATAAAACTCAATGTAACAATAACAAAACTTTATAAACTATCCAAACATCCAAATTATCCCATCAAACATCAAAACTCTCCAGCCAAACTTCAAAATGTAATATTCAAAGTTAACATCCAACTAAACAACAATCCAACCAAACATAAAATCACTCCTTGTCTTCGGATTTCCCCTCATCTTCTTCATCATTTATATTATTTCCATCATTTTCATCCTCTTCATGAATGTGGCTTTTTGGCGAAGAGCGGGGCAGACCGATTAAGTGGTTCACTTGAGCCTTGAGGGAGTCGATGTCATTCCTAAGTGCGTCTATAATCTTCTCTTCATGCTTTCTTTTTTCTCGTTCATCCACATAGTTTCTAGAAAGTTGTTGAATCGTTCGCCGCATCTCTTCAAGGTCCTCATTTTGCACGGTAGCGGATGTCCCAATACCTTGTAACCCACAAAAGAGAAGTGGAAAAAATACACGAAGAGTTAGAATTGAATGATTCAGCACCTAACTTCATAAACTTCAACTAGAAAACATCGACTACCATACATACCATGAAGTAGAAACTTCGGTTACGTTTTGAGCAGCATATTACTTTTACTAGATATAGGAATACTCTTACTATGGTAGAGAACATCTTCAACTACTTAAAACTAACTAGTTCaattaattattatgatatggaGGGAATTGATTTTGTAACAGGCACGTTGATAAATTTGAAATTGCTCTAACAAAACGTAACTATTAACACTAAAAAAACTAAAGTTGTCTAACTTTTCCCGTAAAGAATGATCAGCATTGTCAACAAATTGTAAGTGAAAGTTGTCCAACCATTTGATTCCTAGTGATGCTAAATTTCTACTATGACTTGGAGCCGAATGTTATAAATTAATTTGGTGACCAAGCAAACTCATGGTCAAAAGAGTGCACCAGTAACTCCCTCTTAAACACCTTTAGCATTTCAGCCTTTCTGACCACAAGAAGAATCTGTATCTCCTGTCGTCTTTCTTATACCTCTAAAAATCTAATTTGTCCTTACTAACAACAGATGGAGGCTACAAATCTTATGAAAATGCAACTTTTAATCAGTTATGTGCAGATATCAAGTGACATCACGATAGTACAATAGATTCGGATTCTTTAACTGAGGTCTTATCATTGTTATATAAAGTGTATCTCTAAGGGTTCTCACAGAAGACTTAAAATATTTAGTTGGAAAGGATAGCCTATGAAGTAGTGTTTGCAGACCTTAAAGTTTCTTAACAAAAAGAAGAGCTTATTAACCAAAAAGTATATACCTTGTAGTCCACACACGAGGCCATGAAAATTGCGCTCGGAGGAAAGGCCGTATGCTCTACCCTTATACACGCCTCCAACCACGTTCAATCACAATGAGAGAGTTGGCACGATTGATTGGCCTTGCTCATCGGTCGGCTGACTCCTAGCAAGCTCTTCCACTGCTTGTTTATACCGATTCTACATTAAAAATGAAATTTAGTATATAAACAATCATTATACAAGAATTTTAAGTAAATCTTGATCTTACATAAGCCTCCTCAGTCTGTGGCTCAACCCAAGCTTTTTTCCCTACTTTGCTTTTTGTGTGGGTCTTCTTTCAAACCTCATAACGTATCGAGGGTATCTTAAGAGCAGCTTCCTGCAAATAAAACAAAAAGAGTTAATAAATTCAAGTAATGTTAGAAAAAATTAAGATTGAGATCTTTAAATAATTACCAATCTCCTCTTAGCAGATTTCACAATAGGATCATTAAATAGAGGAAAATTTGAAGAtctagtttttaaaaaaaaaaacccaCTAAGAATGGCTATAATTGAGACGCACGTGTGGAAAAATTGAGCTAAAATAGCACTGTTTTTGTCATCAAAATCGCATCATTGACTTACATTTAACACATAAAAAATCAGATCTACTGAAAACAACTACAATACTTGAACAATACGATGCAACAAAGGCAGATCCAGTATTTGCAATTTACGGTTTGACAGGAAATAGTATAATTTAAAGAGAGATGCAAACTTATATAAAATTGTGTTCTATTTAAAGAAATTTTTCCTTAACTATCATTTTAAGTGTTATTTCAATATCTTAAGCTATTAATTATTGTAATATACATAGACATAGTACTTTTTTTTTGCTTCAGTATAGTACTTTCATACTATATTATTTTAGAATGTGTaaagtttattttaaaaaattaaagaatctaTATCCAAATTCGCATAGAAAATTAAATAATCTAACCATCATACTATGAATTTCGTTAATACGATTCGAAGAGAGTAACAGATAGACATAATTTTTTATAATGGAACGACTAGAAAAGATTAATTAGATATTGCATTCATTGATGTTACAATATGTTGCAACTTGCTAGCACATGGAATGGACCCTATGAGCTCAGCATCTTAGAAGTTTCATCTGCTTCTTCAACTGCTTGTATAAATTGCCTTCTCAAACTCTTTGGGAAAACCAAAACAAATCCTACTACAATTATCAGAAGTGCAGAATCTAAACAAATCCTACTACAATTATCAGAAGTGCAGAATTTTATTTAAGTTTGCATCACTGCCTAAAACAGAAGTGCAGAATCTAAATATAACCAAAATGTACTTATTTTCACAACTACACACTTTATATAGTAAAACATTTGCTTTATATATGTTCTCTAACATTAGTGAAACGCAGGTAATCTTTGCCAATAACAACCCCCGAAACACAGCTAACAAAAAGAAGAGCTTattaacaaaaaaatatataccTTGTAGTCCACACTCGAGGCGATGATAGTTGCGCTCGGAGGAAAGGCCGTATGCTCTACCCTTATACACGCCTCCAACCACGTTCAACCAATATGGGAGAGTTTCTTCCTCCGATGGCATGATTGGCTGGCCTTGCTCATCGGTCGACTGACTCCTAGCGAGTTCTTCTAAAGGAACAGCTATCACAGAATTTCCATATTCTAGACCAAGAACCAGAAAAAAAACAGTGTGGAAAACCATCTACCTATAAAAGGTCTTTTAGTAAgcattttgattaaaaaaaaaactaagctTCACTAAATACTAAAATGATTCCTTAAGAATATGGTAGCCTGATGTTTTATCTTGTTAATTGTATACATTTTTATTGTCTGTAATGACTGGTCATTTTATATTGAACCTTATCAGGCAAAAGAATTCACGATAAATTGTAGCAACATGAGTTGGTAATGCTTCTTGTCCCAGAATGGAAAAACAAAAGCAGTTAACAGTACTACCAAATGCAATAATGAACAGACTTGAGAAATTACTTACGTGACTAGCCAGCACAAACCACAACAGATAATATGCAGCACTAGCTCAAAACACAGCTGAAAAACAGCTTCAAAACACCCAAAAACGACTACCCAAAAAGGACCTCAAGCCAATATGTATTAAAGAATTGGTGTAGTTGTCAGTTCCAATATTCAAATATCGTCAATGCCCTTACGTGGCGGGTACCAGGAAGATGTATTAAAGAATCCACTAACTATTTCTATTTCAAAATGAGTGAGCCATTATGCAAAAACAATTAGTTAATTAAAAACATGATAAATTTACTACATTCACGGATATCTACCCtttaaaaaattacaaaaataaagaTATCacaaataatgtgacctttcatATTTGTGTAAACAACAAAATCAAACTCTATCAGCCGAGAAGCTAGCATCACAACGACTATTCAGCTGACCACTCTTCTTCCTCGTCCCTCAAAGCTATTTATTTCTCTCCATAACATTAATAAGTAATAAATCTCAAAGTCCAACAGTTTTGATCACTTCTGATCGTGTGTGCCGAACCCCTCTCAAAATGATTGTGCTGAGCATGGGTAGGTTCTAAGTGACCGTGCATGACTAGTTGTAAGTGGTTGAACTGAGCACCGAAAGTTTCCAAGAGGCCGTGCTGAGTACGAGTAGGTTTTAAGTGACCGTGTTGAACATGTGCAGGTCTCAAGTAGCCGTGCAGAGCACAAGAAAGTTTCAAGTGGCCGTGCCGAGCACAAGTAGGTTGCTAGTGGTACAAAGCATGAATAGGTTCCAAATGTCATGTTAAGCACGGGTATGTAGGTTCCACGTAGCCGTGCTAAGTATGAGTAGGTTCCAAGTGCCGTTTTGAGTACAGAGTAGGTACCAAGTGGTCAGAAGCGGAGCCAAAATTTTAGCTTTATGAGTTCTGAATTTTTGAACGACGACGTCAAATACTAACAACGGAGTTCTAGATTTAATATTTGttcatatttaataaattttttaacatAAATATACTGTTTTAGCAAAAGCTACTGGTTCAAAATGATCGTACATAACGCGAGGAAGTTACAAGTGACCATGCAGAGCACCAGatttaaaaagaatttttttCTAACTTGTACAGTCAAACTTCTCTATAACAGTTTCGTTTGTTTCGAATATTTTTAGATGTTATAGCAAAGTACTGTTATAGAGatcatatattataacataacataaaaattgatTCCGAAAAAGTTTGGTTTTTACAGAGGAGTATTGTTATATAGGAATACTGTTATAAAGAGCTCCGACGGACAGTATTTAACTGAAACCTAAAGGGAGGGAGTAGCATGTTAACCACTGTACTATTTTCCCAACAAAAGGTTTGGCAAGAATGGTGACACAACATTCACTTTCT
The DNA window shown above is from Nicotiana tomentosiformis chromosome 8, ASM39032v3, whole genome shotgun sequence and carries:
- the LOC104089253 gene encoding uncharacterized protein, translating into MVFHTVFFLVLGLEYGNSVIAVPLEELARSQSTDEQGQPIMPSEEETLPYWLNVVGGVYKGRAYGLSSERNYHRLECGLQGIGTSATVQNEDLEEMRRTIQQLSRNYVDEREKRKHEEKIIDALRNDIDSLKAQVNHLIGLPRSSPKSHIHEEDENDGNNINDEEDEGKSEDKE